Genomic DNA from Leptotrichia wadei:
ACCATAAATCCCCAGTTTAAAAAAGGTACATTATTATTCATTACTTTTCTCCTGTTTATAAATTATTTCGTATAATCTCCGCCAAACCATTTTTCTGATATTTTGGCAAGCGTTCCATCAGCTTTCATTTCAGCTAGTGCTTTATTTATTTTATTTTTCAATTCTTCGCTATCTTTTCTAAATGTGAAATATACAGGCGTTTTCGTTACAGGCTCTCCTACAATCTCTACAAGATTTCCTCTTTGCTTTGTAAAATATCCTACTGTCAATCTGTCATTTAAAGTAGCGTCTGCCTTTCCTTGTGCAATTTCTTCTAGTGCAATTGAAACATTTCCATCAAAATAAGCATAATTTATTTCCTTGTTTTTGTCAAAATCAGTCAAAGTCTTGTTATAATTACTTCCTACTCCTGTCATAACTCTTTTACCTTTTAAGTCCTCAAGTGTCTTAATGTCAGTTCTTCCTTTTTTAACAATAATTTGAGCGGCTGATACTAAATAATCATCAGAGAAAGTATATTTTTTCTCTCTTTCAGGATTTTTAGCAATTTCATTTGCAATAAAGTCAAATTTTTTCGATTCCAGTCCTAAAAACATACTATCCCAAGGCGTAGGCACAAACTCTATATCTAAATTTGCCCTTTTCCCAATTTCTTCAACAACTTCTACATCATATCCAGTTAATTTCCCACTTCCATCGGTAAACGTAAACGGTGCATAAACTCCTTCTGTTCCAACTTTCACTTTTTGTTTTCCTTCACTACTCCCACTTTTACCATTTTCCTGTTTCCC
This window encodes:
- a CDS encoding transporter substrate-binding domain-containing protein, producing the protein MKNILKLTGILLIGLFLISCGGKQENGKSGSSEGKQKVKVGTEGVYAPFTFTDGSGKLTGYDVEVVEEIGKRANLDIEFVPTPWDSMFLGLESKKFDFIANEIAKNPEREKKYTFSDDYLVSAAQIIVKKGRTDIKTLEDLKGKRVMTGVGSNYNKTLTDFDKNKEINYAYFDGNVSIALEEIAQGKADATLNDRLTVGYFTKQRGNLVEIVGEPVTKTPVYFTFRKDSEELKNKINKALAEMKADGTLAKISEKWFGGDYTK